One genomic segment of Streptomyces sp. NBC_00239 includes these proteins:
- a CDS encoding ATP-grasp domain-containing protein codes for MTAAHPTPTPAAPVVALVDTYGLSKTLADEFQKQGATLVRVQSTEDVPTAYRGAFDLSPYAENIVHRGDLAATARAVAAHRPVAVVAGGEIGVELADALSESLGLPTNGTALSSARRDKYVMVETVKAAGVPAARQLLARSAAELDAWHREHGGRIVVKPLRSAAGNGIHFCATPDESTAAFDRISGRENVFSQLNDGAVAQEYLRGTEYMVNTVSRDGVHRVCEIWRTTRITANGVQDLSDTVYLMQRTGPVQDELTAYAGRVLDALGIAHGPAHVEIKLTADGPRLIEAGARICGANLPLHAQQAHGSSQLDWTAEAYLRPERFLARHADPVPPGRFCAFVGLVSPLSGTLRGYRGLDEIRHLESFAELKVYVRPGATLARTVDDLSYPAVVVLMHDSEETVLRDANTIRYLDGPSFYDVEPA; via the coding sequence ATGACCGCAGCGCACCCGACACCCACCCCCGCCGCCCCGGTCGTCGCCCTCGTCGACACGTACGGCCTGTCGAAGACCCTCGCCGACGAATTCCAGAAGCAGGGCGCCACCCTGGTACGGGTGCAGAGCACCGAAGACGTACCCACCGCCTACCGCGGCGCCTTCGACCTCTCCCCGTACGCCGAGAACATCGTCCACCGCGGCGACCTGGCCGCCACCGCCCGCGCCGTCGCCGCCCACCGGCCCGTCGCCGTCGTCGCCGGCGGCGAGATCGGCGTCGAACTCGCCGACGCCCTCAGCGAATCCCTCGGCCTTCCCACCAACGGCACCGCGCTGAGCTCCGCCCGCCGCGACAAATACGTCATGGTGGAAACCGTCAAAGCCGCCGGCGTGCCCGCCGCCCGCCAGCTCCTCGCCCGCTCCGCCGCCGAACTCGATGCCTGGCACCGCGAACACGGCGGGCGCATCGTCGTCAAACCCCTGCGCAGCGCCGCCGGCAACGGCATCCACTTCTGCGCCACCCCCGACGAATCCACCGCCGCCTTCGACCGCATCTCCGGCCGGGAGAACGTCTTCTCCCAGCTCAACGACGGCGCCGTCGCCCAGGAATACCTCCGCGGCACCGAATACATGGTCAACACCGTCAGCCGGGACGGCGTCCACCGCGTCTGCGAGATCTGGCGCACCACCCGCATCACCGCCAACGGCGTCCAGGACCTCTCCGACACCGTCTACCTGATGCAGCGCACCGGCCCGGTCCAAGACGAACTCACCGCCTACGCCGGCCGCGTCCTCGACGCCCTGGGCATCGCCCACGGACCCGCCCACGTCGAGATCAAACTGACCGCCGACGGCCCCCGCCTCATCGAGGCCGGCGCCCGGATCTGCGGCGCCAACCTGCCCCTGCACGCCCAGCAGGCACACGGCAGCTCCCAGCTCGACTGGACCGCCGAGGCCTACCTGCGGCCCGAGCGCTTCCTCGCCCGCCACGCCGACCCCGTCCCCCCGGGCCGCTTCTGCGCGTTCGTCGGCCTGGTCTCCCCGCTGTCCGGGACCCTGCGCGGCTACCGCGGCCTCGACGAGATCCGCCACCTGGAGAGCTTCGCCGAACTGAAGGTGTACGTCCGGCCCGGCGCCACCCTCGCCCGCACCGTCGACGACCTCAGCTACCCGGCGGTCGTGGTCCTGATGCACGACAGCGAGGAGACCGTCCTGCGCGACGCCAACACCATCCGCTACCTCGACGGCCCCTCCTTCTACGACGTCGAACCCGCCTGA
- a CDS encoding class I SAM-dependent methyltransferase, which yields MTSASGYAATARAWVDRWDRQQETFLPEREAQFTALVDVVEETAGRPDPLVVDLGCGPGSIGVRLLRRIPAATVVSVDADPLLIELGRAAYAGTEGLRFADVDLRDPDWAAALGLDRQPDAVLSTTALHWLAPDVLASLYGGLTTLLRPGGILVNCDELERDRTASPVLSRLDRALLTRERARRARPDAADSWYGWWQEVQAEPAFAAAVAERTRRGYDGENHSDLSAAFAVHLEALQKAGFAEVGTLWQRGEVRLLCAVTHSPDNAAAFDEPHTHNHAPTTPTGHDTSTDAPGPGAAGA from the coding sequence ATGACTTCCGCATCCGGCTACGCCGCCACCGCCCGCGCCTGGGTGGACCGCTGGGACCGCCAGCAGGAGACCTTCCTGCCCGAACGCGAGGCCCAGTTCACCGCCCTCGTCGACGTCGTCGAGGAGACCGCCGGCCGCCCCGACCCCCTGGTCGTCGACCTCGGCTGCGGCCCCGGCTCCATCGGCGTCCGCCTGCTGCGGCGCATCCCCGCCGCCACCGTCGTCTCCGTGGACGCCGACCCGCTCCTCATCGAACTGGGCCGCGCCGCGTACGCCGGCACCGAAGGCCTGCGCTTCGCCGACGTCGACCTCCGCGACCCCGACTGGGCGGCCGCGCTCGGCCTCGACCGGCAGCCCGACGCCGTCCTCAGCACCACCGCCCTGCACTGGCTCGCCCCCGACGTCCTCGCCTCCCTCTACGGCGGCCTCACCACCCTGCTCCGGCCCGGCGGCATCCTCGTCAACTGCGACGAACTCGAACGCGACCGCACCGCCTCCCCCGTCCTCTCCCGCCTCGACCGCGCCCTCCTCACCCGCGAACGGGCCCGCCGCGCCCGCCCGGACGCCGCCGACAGCTGGTACGGCTGGTGGCAGGAGGTCCAGGCCGAACCCGCCTTCGCCGCCGCCGTCGCCGAACGCACCCGCCGCGGCTACGACGGCGAGAACCACAGCGACCTCTCCGCCGCCTTCGCCGTCCACCTCGAAGCCCTCCAGAAGGCCGGCTTCGCCGAGGTCGGCACCCTCTGGCAGCGCGGCGAGGTCCGCCTGCTGTGCGCCGTCACCCACTCACCCGACAACGCCGCCGCCTTCGACGAGCCTCACACCCACAACCACGCGCCGACCACCCCCACGGGCCACGACACCTCCACCGACGCCCCCGGCCCCGGAGCAGCCGGTGCGTGA
- a CDS encoding cysteine hydrolase family protein, with the protein MRDLAPTPLGPTPHGLAPLGPTPRNTWHASATDADLRRPAAPGHPVTVPAAPQRLTLDLARTALLVIDMQNDFCSPDGWLASIGLDVSGAAGLTRSIAALLPPLRAAGVPVIWLNWGARPDRANIPPNVLHAYDLAGTGQGIGSYLPGARTPVLEEGSWGAAVVDGLIPAEGDLHIAKHRMSGFFDTPLDSVLRNLRVDTLLFTGVNADQCVMATLTDAACLGYDAVLLEDGVGTTSPDFCLQATLYNVQHCFGFVARGSDLTAALTTAAPAPGPDPS; encoded by the coding sequence GTGCGTGACCTCGCCCCCACCCCCCTCGGCCCCACCCCACACGGCCTCGCCCCCCTCGGCCCGACCCCGCGCAACACCTGGCACGCCTCCGCCACCGACGCCGACCTGCGCCGCCCGGCCGCACCCGGCCACCCGGTCACCGTCCCCGCCGCACCCCAGCGCCTCACCCTGGACCTCGCCCGCACCGCGCTCCTCGTCATCGACATGCAGAACGACTTCTGCTCCCCCGACGGCTGGCTCGCCTCCATCGGCCTCGACGTCTCCGGCGCCGCCGGCCTCACCCGGTCCATCGCCGCCCTGCTGCCCCCGCTGCGCGCCGCCGGCGTCCCCGTCATCTGGCTGAACTGGGGCGCCCGCCCCGACCGGGCCAACATCCCGCCCAACGTGCTCCACGCCTACGACCTCGCCGGCACCGGCCAGGGCATCGGCTCGTACCTGCCCGGCGCCCGCACCCCCGTCCTCGAAGAAGGCAGCTGGGGCGCCGCCGTCGTCGACGGCCTCATCCCCGCCGAAGGCGACCTGCACATCGCCAAACACCGGATGAGCGGCTTCTTCGACACCCCGCTCGACTCCGTGCTGCGCAACCTCCGCGTCGACACCCTCCTGTTCACCGGGGTCAACGCCGACCAGTGCGTCATGGCCACCCTCACCGACGCCGCCTGCCTCGGCTACGACGCGGTCCTCCTCGAAGACGGCGTCGGCACCACCTCGCCCGACTTCTGCCTCCAAGCCACCCTCTACAACGTCCAGCACTGCTTCGGCTTCGTCGCCCGCGGCAGCGACCTCACCGCGGCCCTCACCACCGCCGCACCCGCCCCCGGCCCGGACCCTTCATGA
- a CDS encoding helix-turn-helix domain-containing protein, with protein sequence MDAVQQEATARARELQRSWYGEPLGALFRRLIDDLGLNQARLAAVLGLSAPMLSQLMSGQRAKIGNPAVVQRVQALQELASQVADGSVSAAEATDRMDEIKKTQGGSVLSNTGQTTTSSGAPTVKRVVREIQSLLRSVSAAGDIIDAADTLAPTHPELAEFLRVYGAGRTADAVSHYEAHQG encoded by the coding sequence GTGGACGCAGTGCAGCAAGAGGCCACGGCGAGAGCCAGAGAGCTTCAGCGGAGTTGGTACGGGGAGCCGCTCGGCGCGCTCTTCCGCCGACTCATAGATGACCTCGGCTTGAACCAGGCTCGCCTCGCTGCCGTGCTCGGCCTGTCGGCGCCCATGCTGTCCCAACTCATGAGCGGACAGCGGGCCAAGATCGGCAACCCGGCCGTCGTCCAGCGCGTCCAGGCCCTCCAGGAACTGGCGAGCCAGGTCGCCGACGGCAGCGTGAGCGCAGCGGAGGCCACCGACCGCATGGACGAGATCAAGAAGACCCAGGGCGGCTCGGTGCTCAGCAACACCGGTCAGACCACCACGAGTTCCGGCGCACCCACCGTCAAGCGCGTGGTCCGCGAGATCCAGTCGCTGCTCCGCTCGGTCTCGGCCGCCGGAGACATCATCGATGCGGCCGACACCCTCGCCCCGACCCACCCGGAACTGGCAGAGTTCCTCCGGGTGTACGGCGCCGGCCGCACCGCCGACGCGGTGTCGCACTACGAGGCGCACCAGGGCTGA
- a CDS encoding serine/threonine-protein kinase, with translation MGEVFAGRYELADPIGRGGVGAVWRAWDHRRRRYVAAKVLQQSDAHTLLRFVREQALRIDHPHVLAPASWAADDDKVLFTMDLVRGGSLAHVIGDYGPLPPRFVCSLLDQLLSGLAAVHAEGVIHRDIKPANILMEATGTGRPHLRLSDFGISMRKGEPRLTETHYVVGTPGYFAPEQLLGEEPDFPADLFAAGLVALYLLKGQKPDSQALVEHFLAHGTPAAPQGVPEPLWQVIASLLQPDPLQRFRTATGARKALAEAVELLPPTGPDEEPVEVFDQLGPLPPGFGPDGPLRPPPAATTPPAAPAPAPAAPTAFGAPPPAAPAAPEFPHPAAPAKPPSGPYAGAATPTADAPGVPTQTAFGAVSRETSPPPEAAPATPPVPAPYASPSPSPSPSNGPPLYGPPLYGPTTHGPTTHGPTAYGPKAYGPPEYGLPPQTPSPDAPVAETGSFRLAPPEPTRPYTAPQRLPQAVPAPRPGPPAKVAVPVLLLALVCFAVGFWALSQS, from the coding sequence ATGGGTGAGGTCTTCGCGGGCCGGTACGAACTGGCCGATCCGATCGGGCGGGGCGGCGTCGGCGCAGTCTGGCGGGCCTGGGACCACCGGCGCCGGCGTTACGTCGCCGCCAAGGTGCTCCAGCAGAGCGACGCCCACACCCTGCTGCGGTTCGTGCGGGAACAGGCGCTGCGCATCGACCACCCCCACGTGCTGGCCCCGGCCAGCTGGGCGGCGGACGACGACAAGGTCCTGTTCACCATGGACCTGGTGCGCGGCGGCTCCCTCGCCCATGTCATCGGCGACTACGGGCCGCTGCCGCCACGGTTCGTGTGCTCGCTGCTGGACCAGCTCCTGTCCGGACTGGCGGCGGTGCACGCGGAGGGCGTGATCCACCGGGACATCAAGCCCGCCAACATCCTCATGGAGGCCACCGGAACCGGGCGGCCGCACCTGCGGCTGTCCGACTTCGGGATCTCCATGCGGAAGGGCGAGCCCCGGCTCACCGAGACCCACTACGTCGTCGGCACCCCCGGCTACTTCGCCCCCGAACAACTCCTCGGCGAAGAACCCGACTTCCCGGCCGACCTGTTCGCCGCCGGACTGGTCGCCCTGTACCTGCTGAAGGGTCAGAAACCCGACTCCCAGGCCCTGGTGGAACACTTCCTGGCCCACGGCACCCCGGCGGCCCCGCAGGGCGTCCCCGAACCGCTCTGGCAGGTCATAGCGAGCCTCCTGCAGCCAGACCCGCTACAGCGCTTCCGTACGGCCACCGGCGCCCGCAAGGCCCTCGCCGAGGCCGTAGAACTGCTGCCGCCCACCGGACCCGACGAGGAACCCGTCGAGGTCTTCGACCAACTGGGTCCGCTACCCCCCGGCTTCGGCCCCGACGGCCCCCTGCGCCCCCCTCCGGCGGCCACCACACCCCCCGCCGCCCCGGCCCCGGCCCCCGCCGCCCCCACGGCCTTTGGCGCCCCGCCACCGGCCGCTCCGGCCGCTCCTGAGTTCCCGCACCCCGCCGCGCCCGCGAAACCGCCTTCCGGGCCGTACGCAGGCGCCGCCACGCCGACCGCGGACGCACCGGGTGTGCCCACGCAGACGGCCTTCGGCGCTGTTTCACGTGAAACATCACCCCCGCCCGAGGCCGCCCCCGCCACGCCGCCCGTCCCGGCCCCATACGCATCACCGTCACCATCGCCGTCACCCTCGAACGGGCCACCCTTGTACGGGCCACCCCTGTACGGCCCGACGACGCACGGCCCCACAACCCACGGCCCGACGGCATACGGGCCAAAGGCGTACGGGCCACCCGAGTACGGGCTGCCCCCGCAGACACCCTCCCCGGACGCGCCCGTTGCGGAGACCGGCAGCTTCCGTCTCGCCCCGCCCGAGCCCACAAGGCCCTACACGGCCCCTCAGCGGCTCCCGCAGGCCGTGCCCGCTCCCCGGCCCGGCCCGCCGGCCAAGGTGGCCGTACCGGTTCTGCTGCTGGCCCTGGTGTGCTTCGCCGTGGGGTTCTGGGCACTCAGCCAGTCCTGA
- a CDS encoding DLW-39 family protein translates to MKKLLLVALAAIGGLLVYRQIQADRAEQDLWTEATDSVPSGSGV, encoded by the coding sequence GTGAAGAAGCTGCTCCTGGTCGCACTGGCCGCCATCGGCGGTCTCCTCGTGTACCGCCAGATCCAGGCGGACCGCGCCGAGCAGGACCTGTGGACGGAGGCAACCGACTCCGTGCCTTCTGGTTCCGGTGTGTGA
- a CDS encoding DUF3566 domain-containing protein, which produces MTGATGAGSATTGANGARGPAAESQGGAAPAEGRGRTVTDPRGPQAQPQAAQPYHPPQAYAASGTGPGASPGGERVARAGTARTQPRTRKARLRVAKADPWSVMKVSFLLSIALGVCTIVASVVLWMVMDAMGVFSTVGGTISEATGSNESNGFDLQSFLSLPRVIIFTSVIAVIDVVLATALATLGAFIYNLSAGFVGGVELTLAEDE; this is translated from the coding sequence GTGACTGGAGCCACGGGCGCCGGGTCGGCCACCACCGGAGCGAACGGTGCCCGTGGCCCCGCCGCGGAGTCTCAGGGTGGGGCTGCCCCCGCCGAAGGCAGGGGGAGGACCGTGACGGACCCGCGAGGGCCGCAGGCGCAGCCGCAGGCCGCGCAGCCGTACCACCCGCCGCAGGCGTACGCGGCCTCGGGCACCGGCCCGGGGGCGTCGCCCGGCGGTGAGCGGGTGGCGCGTGCCGGGACGGCCCGTACGCAGCCGCGTACCCGCAAGGCGCGGCTGCGGGTGGCCAAGGCCGACCCGTGGTCGGTGATGAAGGTCAGCTTCCTGCTGTCGATCGCGTTGGGCGTGTGCACCATCGTGGCCTCGGTGGTGCTGTGGATGGTCATGGACGCGATGGGCGTGTTCTCGACGGTCGGCGGCACGATCAGCGAGGCCACGGGGTCGAACGAGAGCAATGGTTTTGATCTGCAGTCGTTCCTTTCGCTGCCGCGGGTCATCATCTTCACCTCGGTGATCGCAGTGATCGACGTGGTGCTGGCGACGGCTCTGGCCACGCTGGGCGCGTTCATCTACAACCTGTCCGCGGGCTTCGTGGGCGGTGTGGAGCTGACGCTGGCCGAGGACGAGTAG
- the gyrA gene encoding DNA gyrase subunit A, producing the protein MADETTPTSENTEEDQPVLRIEPVGLETEMQRSYLDYAMSVIVSRALPDVRDGLKPVHRRVLYAMYDGGYRPEKGFYKCARVVGDVMGTYHPHGDTSIYDALVRLAQPWSMRMPLVDSNGNFGSPGNDPAAAMRYTECKLMPLAMEMLRDIDEETVDFQDNYDGRNQEPTVLPARFPNLLVNGSAGIAVGMATNIPPHNLREVAAGAQWALEHPEASHEELQDALIERIKGPDFPSGALVVGRKGIEEAYRTGRGSITMRAVVEVEEIQNRQCLVVTELPYQTNPDNLAQKIADLVKDGKIGGIADVRDETSSRTGQRLVIVLKRDAVAKVVLNNLYKHTDLQTNFGANMLALVDGVPRTLSIDAFIRHWVQHQIEVIVRRTKFRLRKAEERAHILRGLLKALDAIDEVIALIRRSNTVEIAREGLMGLLEIDEIQANAILEMQLRRLAALERQKIVAEHDELQAKINEYNAILASPEKQRSIVSEELAAIVEKFGDDRRSKLVPFDGDMSIEDLIAEEDIVVTITHGGYVKRTKTEDYRSQKRGGKGVRGTKLKQDDLVDHFFVSTTHHWLLFFTNKGRVYRSKAYELPDAGRDARGQHVANLLAFQPDEKIAQILAIRDYDAAPYLILATKAGLVKKTALKDYDSPRSGGVIAINLRETADGGDDELIGAELVSAEDDLLLISKKAQSIRFTATDDALRPMGRATSGVKGMSFREGDELLSMSVVRPGTFVFTATDGGYAKRTPVDEYRIQGRGGLGIKAAKIVEDRGSLVGALVVDESDEILAITLSGGVIRTRVNEVRETGRDTMGVQLINLGKRDAVVGIARNAEAGQDAEEVDETDAVEGLAAEAAEGTEAPAGEHEE; encoded by the coding sequence ATGGCCGACGAAACCACTCCCACCTCCGAGAACACCGAAGAGGACCAGCCTGTGCTGCGGATCGAGCCCGTCGGGCTCGAGACGGAGATGCAGCGCTCCTACCTCGACTACGCGATGTCCGTCATCGTGTCCCGCGCGCTGCCCGACGTACGGGACGGCCTCAAGCCGGTGCACCGTCGTGTGCTGTACGCGATGTACGACGGCGGCTACCGGCCCGAGAAGGGCTTCTACAAGTGTGCGCGCGTCGTCGGTGACGTCATGGGCACGTACCACCCGCACGGTGACACCTCGATCTACGACGCCCTGGTCCGCCTGGCGCAGCCGTGGTCGATGCGCATGCCGCTGGTGGACTCGAACGGCAACTTCGGCTCTCCGGGCAACGACCCGGCGGCCGCGATGCGCTACACCGAGTGCAAGCTGATGCCGCTGGCCATGGAGATGCTCCGGGACATCGACGAGGAGACCGTCGACTTCCAGGACAACTACGACGGCCGCAACCAGGAGCCGACGGTCCTGCCGGCGCGTTTCCCGAACCTGCTGGTCAACGGCAGTGCAGGTATCGCGGTCGGTATGGCCACCAACATTCCGCCGCACAACCTGCGCGAGGTCGCGGCCGGCGCGCAGTGGGCGCTGGAGCACCCGGAGGCCTCGCACGAGGAGCTCCAGGACGCGCTGATCGAGCGGATCAAGGGTCCTGACTTCCCGTCGGGTGCGCTGGTGGTGGGCCGCAAGGGCATCGAGGAGGCGTACCGGACCGGGCGCGGCTCCATCACGATGCGTGCGGTGGTGGAGGTCGAGGAGATCCAGAACCGCCAGTGCCTGGTGGTGACGGAGCTTCCGTACCAGACCAACCCGGACAACCTGGCGCAGAAGATCGCCGACCTGGTGAAGGACGGGAAGATCGGCGGGATCGCCGACGTCCGCGACGAGACCTCGTCGCGGACGGGTCAGCGTCTGGTGATCGTGCTGAAGCGCGATGCCGTCGCCAAGGTCGTGCTGAACAACCTGTACAAACACACGGATCTGCAGACGAACTTCGGCGCGAACATGCTGGCGCTGGTGGACGGTGTGCCGCGGACGCTGTCGATCGACGCGTTCATCCGGCACTGGGTGCAGCACCAGATCGAGGTCATCGTCCGGCGTACGAAGTTCCGCCTGCGCAAGGCGGAGGAGCGTGCGCACATCCTGCGCGGCCTGCTGAAGGCGCTGGATGCGATCGACGAGGTCATCGCGCTGATCCGGCGCAGCAACACGGTCGAGATCGCGCGTGAGGGCCTGATGGGCCTGCTGGAGATCGACGAGATCCAGGCGAACGCGATCCTGGAGATGCAGCTGCGGCGGCTGGCGGCGCTGGAGCGTCAGAAGATCGTCGCGGAGCACGACGAGCTCCAGGCGAAGATCAACGAGTACAACGCGATCCTGGCCTCGCCGGAGAAGCAGCGTTCGATCGTCAGCGAGGAGCTGGCGGCGATCGTCGAGAAGTTCGGCGACGACCGGCGTTCGAAGCTGGTGCCGTTCGACGGTGACATGTCCATCGAGGACCTGATCGCCGAAGAGGACATCGTCGTCACGATCACGCACGGCGGGTACGTCAAGCGGACCAAGACCGAGGACTACCGGTCGCAGAAGCGCGGCGGCAAGGGTGTGCGCGGCACGAAGCTGAAGCAGGACGACCTGGTCGACCACTTCTTCGTGTCGACCACCCACCACTGGCTGCTGTTCTTCACGAACAAGGGCCGGGTCTACCGGTCGAAGGCGTACGAGCTGCCGGATGCCGGCCGTGACGCGCGCGGGCAGCACGTGGCGAACCTGCTGGCGTTCCAGCCGGACGAGAAGATCGCCCAGATCCTCGCGATCCGCGACTACGACGCGGCGCCGTACCTGATCCTGGCCACGAAGGCCGGCCTGGTGAAGAAGACGGCGCTGAAGGACTACGATTCGCCGCGTTCGGGCGGTGTCATCGCGATCAACCTGCGGGAGACCGCGGACGGCGGTGACGACGAGCTGATCGGTGCGGAGCTGGTGTCCGCCGAGGACGACCTGCTGCTCATCAGCAAGAAGGCCCAGTCGATCCGCTTCACCGCGACGGACGACGCGCTGCGCCCGATGGGCCGTGCGACGTCCGGTGTGAAGGGCATGAGTTTCCGCGAGGGTGACGAACTGCTCTCCATGAGCGTCGTGCGCCCGGGTACGTTCGTCTTCACCGCGACCGACGGCGGCTACGCCAAGCGGACGCCGGTCGACGAGTACCGCATCCAGGGTCGTGGTGGCCTGGGCATCAAGGCCGCCAAGATCGTGGAGGACCGGGGTTCGCTCGTCGGCGCGCTGGTGGTCGACGAGAGCGACGAGATTCTCGCCATCACGCTCAGCGGTGGTGTGATTCGTACGCGAGTCAACGAAGTCAGGGAGACCGGCCGTGACACCATGGGCGTCCAGCTGATCAACCTGGGGAAGCGCGATGCCGTGGTAGGCATCGCTCGTAACGCCGAGGCCGGTCAGGACGCTGAAGAGGTCGACGAGACCGACGCAGTCGAAGGACTGGCCGCCGAGGCCGCCGAGGGCACCGAAGCCCCGGCCGGGGAGCACGAGGAGTAA
- the gyrB gene encoding DNA topoisomerase (ATP-hydrolyzing) subunit B, which yields MLCQKGRFVADSGNPNENKSTADASGEAAGASYTGSNIQVLEGLDAVRKRPGMYIGSTGERGLHHLVQEVVDNSVDEAMAGHADTIDVTILADGGVRVVDNGRGIPVDIVPSEGKPAVEVVLTVLHAGGKFGGGGYAVSGGLHGVGVSVVNALSTRVAVEVKRDGYRWTQDYKLGVPTAALAKNEETADSGTSVTFWADPDVFETTEYSFETLSRRFQEMAFLNKGLTLSLTDERESAKATVGADSPEEAEENQARTVKYHYEGGIVDFVTYLNSRKGELIHPTVIDVEAEDKERMLSVEIAMQWNSQYTEGVYSFANTIHTHEGGTHEEGFRAALTGLVNRYAREKKLLREKDDNLAGEDIREGLTAIISIKLGEPQFEGQTKTKLGNTEAKTFVQKVVHEHLNDWFDRNPVEASDIIRKSIQAATARVAARKARDLTRRKGLLESASLPGKLSDCQSNDPTKCEIFIVEGDSAGGSAKSGRNPMYQAILPIRGKILNVEKARIDKILQNTEVQALISAFGTGVHEDFDIEKLRYHKIILMADADVDGQHINTLLLTFLFRFMRPLVEAGHVYLSRPPLYKIKWGRDDFEYAYSDRERDALVELGKQNGKRIREDSIQRFKGLGEMNAEELRVTTMDVDHRVLGQVTLDDAAQADDLFSVLMGEDVEARRSFIQRNAKDVRFLDI from the coding sequence GTGCTGTGCCAGAAAGGGCGCTTCGTGGCCGATTCCGGCAACCCCAACGAGAACAAGTCCACAGCCGACGCGAGCGGCGAGGCCGCGGGGGCCTCGTACACGGGAAGCAACATCCAGGTCCTGGAGGGTCTGGACGCGGTCCGCAAGCGGCCCGGTATGTACATCGGCTCGACCGGTGAGCGTGGGCTCCACCACCTGGTCCAGGAGGTCGTCGACAACTCGGTCGACGAGGCGATGGCCGGGCACGCGGACACCATCGACGTGACGATCCTGGCGGACGGCGGCGTGCGCGTCGTCGACAACGGCCGCGGTATCCCCGTCGACATCGTGCCGTCCGAGGGGAAGCCGGCCGTGGAGGTCGTCCTCACGGTGCTGCACGCGGGCGGCAAGTTCGGCGGTGGCGGTTACGCCGTCTCCGGTGGTCTGCACGGTGTCGGTGTGTCCGTCGTGAACGCGCTGTCGACGCGGGTCGCGGTCGAGGTCAAGCGTGACGGCTACCGCTGGACGCAGGACTACAAGCTGGGTGTCCCGACGGCGGCTCTCGCGAAGAACGAGGAGACCGCTGATTCCGGTACGTCGGTGACGTTCTGGGCCGATCCCGATGTCTTCGAGACGACCGAGTACTCCTTCGAGACGCTGTCGCGGCGTTTCCAGGAGATGGCGTTCCTGAACAAGGGCCTGACGCTGTCGCTGACCGACGAGCGCGAGTCGGCGAAGGCGACGGTGGGTGCGGACTCCCCCGAGGAGGCCGAGGAGAACCAGGCGCGGACGGTGAAGTACCACTACGAGGGCGGCATCGTCGACTTCGTGACGTACTTGAACTCGCGCAAGGGTGAGCTGATCCACCCGACCGTCATCGACGTGGAGGCCGAGGACAAGGAGCGGATGCTCTCGGTCGAGATCGCGATGCAGTGGAATTCGCAGTACACGGAGGGTGTGTACTCCTTCGCGAACACGATCCACACGCATGAGGGCGGTACGCACGAGGAGGGCTTCCGTGCGGCGCTGACGGGTCTGGTGAACCGCTACGCGCGCGAGAAGAAGCTGCTGCGCGAGAAGGACGACAACCTTGCGGGCGAGGACATCCGCGAGGGTCTGACGGCGATCATCTCGATCAAGCTGGGTGAGCCGCAGTTCGAGGGTCAGACGAAGACCAAGCTGGGCAACACGGAGGCGAAGACCTTCGTGCAGAAGGTCGTGCACGAGCACCTGAACGACTGGTTCGACCGGAATCCGGTGGAGGCTTCGGACATCATCCGCAAGTCGATCCAGGCGGCGACGGCGCGTGTGGCGGCCCGCAAGGCGCGTGACCTGACGCGTCGCAAGGGTCTGCTGGAGTCGGCTTCGCTGCCGGGCAAGCTGTCGGACTGTCAGTCGAACGATCCGACGAAGTGCGAGATCTTCATCGTCGAGGGTGACTCGGCCGGTGGCAGTGCGAAGTCGGGCCGCAATCCGATGTACCAGGCGATCCTGCCGATCCGCGGCAAGATCCTGAACGTCGAGAAGGCGCGGATCGACAAGATCCTCCAGAACACCGAGGTCCAGGCGCTGATCAGTGCGTTCGGTACGGGTGTGCACGAGGACTTCGACATCGAGAAGCTCCGCTATCACAAGATCATTCTGATGGCGGACGCCGACGTCGACGGTCAGCACATCAACACGCTGCTGCTGACGTTCCTGTTCCGCTTCATGCGGCCGCTGGTCGAGGCGGGGCACGTGTACCTGTCGCGTCCGCCGCTGTACAAGATCAAGTGGGGTCGTGACGACTTCGAGTACGCGTACTCGGACCGGGAGCGCGACGCCCTGGTGGAGCTCGGCAAGCAGAACGGCAAGCGGATCAGGGAAGACTCGATCCAGCGCTTCAAGGGTCTGGGCGAGATGAACGCGGAGGAGCTGCGCGTCACGACGATGGACGTGGACCACCGCGTCCTCGGCCAGGTCACGCTGGACGACGCGGCGCAGGCCGACGACCTGTTCTCGGTGCTGATGGGTGAGGACGTCGAGGCCCGGCGCTCCTTCATCCAGCGCAACGCCAAGGACGTTCGCTTCCTCGACATCTGA